The following nucleotide sequence is from Planctomycetota bacterium.
CGGCGGCGTCGTCGATCGCGGGCACGCGCGGCTGCCGTCCGAGCCGTTCTTCGTGAGCCTGGATCTCGACGTGCTCGATGCATCCGCGGCGCCCGGCGTGAGCGCGGCCAACGCCGCGGGCTTGCAGCCATCCGCGCTCGTTCCCTGGCTGCGCGAAGCGGCTGGCAACGCCAACATCCGGTGCTTCGACGTCATGGAGCTGTGCCCGGCCCACGACGACGCCGACCGGACCGCCCGCGTCGCCGCACGGTTGCTCCTGGCCTTCCTCCAGGGGCGCAGCGAGCGCCGCACGAAGGGTCTTGCCTGATGGCGCCGGCGACCACCACCATCGCCAACGCCCGCATCCTCACGCTCGACCCGAGCCTCGGCGATGGGCCGCTGGGCATCGTCGGCCGCGGCTGGGTCCGCTTCGACGACGACCGCGTGGCGGAGGTCCGCCCGGGCGATCCGTCGTCGCCGGCCGACCTCGACGCCGGCGGCCGGGTGCTCATGCCCGCCTTCGTCGACTGCCACACGCACGCCTGCTGGGCGGGCGACCGCGTCGACGAGTGGTGCCTGCGGTGCGCGGGCGCGGACTACCTCGAACTGCTCGAGGCCGGTGGCGGCATCATGAGCACCGTCCGCGCGGTGCGCGCCGCGTCGCAGCAGCAGCTCGCCGACGATCTCCTGGAACGGCTGGGCACGATGCTGCGACTGGGCACCGCCGCCGTCGAGGTCAAGTCGGGCTACGGGCTGGCCACCGCCGACGAGTTGAAGATGCTCCACGCCATCACGGACGCCGGCGAACGCTGGCCGGGCCGCGTCGTCCCCACTGCCTGCATCGGCCACGCCCTCGACCCCGACGCGCCCCGCGAGCGGTTCATCCGCACGACCATCGACGAGACGCTGCCCGCCGTCATCGCGGAGTTCCCGGGCGTCGCCGTCGACGCGTACTGCGAGCGGGGCGCATGGACGATCGAGGAGTGCATCGAACTCTTCGAGGCCGCGCACGCCGCGGGCCACCCGTGCCGCGTGCACGCCGACCAGTTCCACGCGCAGGGCATGACCCAGGCCGCCATCGAGCGCGGCTTCCTGAGCGTGGACCACCTGGAGGCCACCAGCGCCAGCGGGCTGCGGACGCTCGCGAAGAGCAACACCTTCGGCGTGATGCTGCCCTGCAGCGGCTTCCACGTCGACCGCCGCTACGCGGACGCGCGGACCTTCCTGGACGCCGACGGCCGGCTCGCCATCGCCACCAACTACAACCCCGGCAGCGCACCCTGCCCCGGCATGCCCACGGCCATCGCCCTCGCCTGCCGCTTCAATGGCACTCCGCCCATGACGCCCGAGGAGGCGATCATCGCCGCGACGCGGACGCCCGCGGCGCTGCTCGGCTTCGATGATGCCGGAAGGCTGGTGCCGGGCGCCCGGGCGGATGCGGTGCTGCTCCGGTACACGAGCGAACGCGAGCTAGCGCACACGTTTGGCGGCGATGCCGTCGAGCGGGTGTGGGTAGCCGGAACGCCGATCTAGCGTGCGTGCGGATCGATGAGGTGGTCGTGCAATGCCCGTTCCACCTCGCGGACGTTGGGCACGCTCATGAAGCCGACCTCCTGCACGGAGCGGCGGGCGTCGCCGTCGCCGTCCCGCCAGCGCTTCTCGCGGCGCTCGAAGACCAGGTCGCCCGAGCCGTCGGACCGCTGGCGGCGCTCGAGCACGGCGAGGTCCTTGGCCCAGTGGCTCGACACCTGCGTGCCCCCGAACACCGCGCCCTGCCAGATGATCGCGCGGCGATCTGTAATGGCGTACAGCGACTTCTTGAGCCTCCGGCGATACCAGATCGGCGTGGACATCATGCCGAGCCCGACCAGCACGAACGGCAGGCCGAACAGCGGAAACACCGTCCCCATGACGCCGCCGCTGGGGCCGGGACCGCCCTGGCCGGGGCCGCCCATCCCGCCGATGAGCCCCGCCGCCCCGGCGATCCAGAATACCGCGAAGCCGGTGAAGGGAATGGAGAACAGCACGGCCGACACGGTCGCCTTGTTGAAGGCCCGCGGCACGGGTCGGTCGGCCCACAGCACCCGCTCGTCGTCGCGCAGCTCGGGGGCGATGCGGGGATCCTGCGTGGGATCGGTGATCGGGAACACCATGGCGAACGCTAGAACATCTTGGAGCGCTCCGTAGCGGCCTGCCGGCCGCACACCCGCTTCTTTGCGGCCTCGCCGGAGTGAATCCGGCGGGCCTACCCCGGCGCACACGCTACGCCCGGATCGAGTCTGCTCTGCGCCGCGTTAGGATTCGCCATGCCGGCCGCCACAGAGCCATGCCCCTCACCCACGACCGGAGCGGCCCGCGCCTCCGCCATCGGCAGGCCGCTGGTCATCGGCGGAGTGCGGCTGTCGACCAACCTGCTGCTCGCACCCATCGCCAACTACTGCGACCTGGCCTTCCGCCTGATCTGCCGCGAGCAGGGCGGCGTGGGCCTGGCGTGCACGGACCTGCTCAGCCCCCAGGGCCTGCTGCGGGGGACGGCCACCTCGCTCGACCTGGCCCGCACCAACGCCGAGGACTCGCCGGTGGGCATGCAGCTCTACGGCGCGGATCCGGCGATCATGGCCCAGGGCGCCCGATGGGCGGCCGATCACGGCGCAACCATCGTCGACATCAACATGGGCTGCCCGGTCGACAAGGTGTGCAAGAAGGACGGCGGCAGCAAGCTGATGTGCGACCCAGAACGAGCGATCCGCATCGCCGAGGCCGTTCGCACCGCCCTGCCCGACGGCGTGCCCCTGACCGCCAAGATGCGGCTGGGCTGGAGCGAGGCCGACTGCCGCAACGGGGTTGCCGGGGACCTCGCGGTGCGGCTCGTCGGCGTGGGCGTGTCAGCCATCACCGTGCACGGTCGGACCACCGAGATGAAGTTCTCGGGCGCCTGCCGCCGCGACGAGATCCGCCGCGTCGTCGAGGCCGTGAAGTCCGCGTCCCCCGACGTACCGGTCATCGGCAACGGCGACGTCCGCGAGCCCCGCCACGCCATCGCCATGCTCGAGGACACGGGCTGCGATGGCGTCATGATCGGCCGCGGGGCGCTGAGCACGCCCTGGATCTTCCGCGATGCCTGGACCCTCCAGACCATGGGCCGCGTGCCGCCCGAGCCCAGCGACGCCGAGAAGCTGGCGATCGTGGAACGATTCTTCGATCTCATGGTGCGATACCGAGGCGAGCACTTCGCGATGACCCAGATCCGCCGCCGCATCAGCTGGTTCGGCAAGCGGATCAACGGCGGTCGCTGCAAGGACTTGAAGGAGTCGGTGCGGCTGGCAGGGACAATATCGGACGTTCGGCGGGCCCTCCGGCGTGGTTCTGGGGCCCCTCGTGCACATCGTGGGGTTCCCGCGCTACAGAAGGCCTTCTCCTAGCGCCCGGTTTTCGGTACACTGGGCCGAGAAATACGCCGGAACGCGACGCCGGCTGTTCCCTTGGGGGGGACGGCCGCCTCCCTCCCCGAATCACGCATCCGCGAAGCCGGCATGGAGAGTTGTGATGACGAACATCAATCGCTGTGGAATGCTCGCCTCGATTGTCGGCCTCGCCGCCGGCGCCAGCCTCGCCCAGACCGACAACGAGGCCTGGCTGCTGCCGGACAACCAGCCCCGCACCAGCGGCGGCTTCTCGGCCATCGGCGATTCGGTCGGCTGCCCGATCGACGTGGACACCATCACCGGCGACCGCACCTGCCTCGGCGTCGAGTTCGCGTGGGGCTTCTACTGGATCAGCGGCCGCAACATCGACGGCGGCGACGTCCAGATGATCTACCAGCTCGATGAGGACTTCAACCTCGTCGACATGTACCTCCAGGAGACCGCTTCGCCGCTGTGGGGCGGCCGGGACGGCGAGGCCATCGAGTCCGAGAACGCCCTGTTCTTCGGCTCCGAGGGCGGCGAACTCGTCGAGTACCGCTACGACCCCTCGACCGAGCGCCTGGACCTGACGCAGACGACGGTCATCGAAACCGACGCGGCGGGCACCGTCCGCGCGCTGGCGTGGGACCCCGATCGCGAGGTCTTCTACACCAAGAGCTTCGGCGGCGAGATCGAGGTCTTCGATCGCGACGGCGTCTTCGTCGACCTGTTCCTGGACCCGGGCTTCAGCACTTATGGCGCCGGCTACGACCCGGTCAACGGCACGGTGTGGTTTAACGACTACATCGACCTGACCGTGGACCCGCTGGTCAGCATCCCCAACGTGCGGGCCCAGGAATGGGACCCCGACACCGGTGCGCTCACGGGCCGGATCTTTGAGGCCATCTCGAGTTCGCCCGATGGCACCGTTGGCTTCATCCCGGGCGGCATGGACGTGATCAGCGACGGCACTACCGTCACCGCGATCTTCATGAACCAGGCCGATCCGAACGACTTCGTGCAGGCGTTCGCCATCGAGGGCGATGGCGTCCCCTGTGACGCCGACTGCCGCGCCGACATCGACGGCGATGGCTCGCTGACCATCTTCGACTTCCTCGGCTTCCAGAACCTCTTTGACGCGGGCGATCTGGGTGCCGACTTCGACGGCGACGGCGTCCTGACCATCTTCGACTTCCTCGAGTTCCAGAACGAGTTCGACGCCGGCTGCCCGTAAGCGCCGCAGGAACCAGCATCTCGACGGTGACGGGGTGTTCGCCTCGCACCGATGAACGCACGGCGGGCCCTTGGGGCCCGCTTTTTTTGTGCGCCGTGGCCGGGCTACGCTCGGCTTCTTTCGATCCGTACGGCCCCCAAGCAGGAGCTCGCGTATGTCCGGCGGCGACGTATTCGTAGATCAGGCGCTCCCCCGGCTCGAAGAAGCCGCCTCGCACTCCAGGGCCCACCCCGAGACGGTGGCGCGGCTCCGCCAGGCCGAGCTGTTCACCGAGGTGGCCATCCCCGTCCGCAAGGACGACGGCTCGCTCGAGGTCTTCACGGGCTATCGCTGCCGCTACAACACCGTCCGCGGGCCCGCCAAGGGCGGCATCCGCTTCCACCCCGACGTCGACGCCGGCGAGGTGCGGGCGCTGGCGTTCTGGATGACCTTCAAGTGCGCCACGGTGGGCATCCCGCTGGGCGGCGGCAAGGGCGGCGTCATCGTCGATCCCAAGAAGCTCAGCCAGGCCGAGCTCGAGCGGCTCAGCCGCGGCTTCGTGCGGGGGCTTGCCGACGTCATCGGCCCGGACATCGACGTGCCCGCGCCCGACGTGTACACCAACCCCACCACCATGGCGTGGATGATGGACGAGTACAACACCATCAAGCGGGGCCACTTCCCCGGCGTGATCACGGGCAAGCCGGTGCCGCGGGGCGGCTCGGTCGGCCGCGGCGACGCCACGGCCCGCGGGGGGTACTACATCCTCAAGGACCTCGAGGAGAAGCGCGGCTGGACGCCCGAGGACGTGACCGTCGCGATCCAGGGCTTCGGCAACGCGGGGCAGCACTTCGCCACGCTCGCGGGCAACGACGGCTACCGGATCGTCGCGGTCAGCGATTCGAGGGGCGGCATCCACGCCAAGGACGGCCTGGACGTCCAGAGCACCATCCAGACCAAGCTCGATTCGGGCCGGCTGCCCGACGCGGGCGAGTCGATCTCCAACGAGGACCTGCTCGAGCTGGACGTCGACGTGCTGGTGCCGGCGGCCCTGGAGAACGTCATCACCAAGGACAACGCCGGCCGCGTGCGCGCCGGGACGCTCATCGAGCTGGCCAACGGCCCGCTGACCGGCGACGCCGACAAGATCTTGCACAAGGCCGGCAGCCTCGTGGTGCCCGACATCCTCGCCAATGCCGGCGGCGTGACCGTGAGCTACTTCGAGTGGACGCAGAACCAGAGCGGCTACTACTGGACCGAGGACACGGTGCACGAGCGGCTCCGCGAGATCATGGTCCGCGAGTTCAACGCCGTGTACGACCTGGCCGAGGACAAGGACCTGCCGATGCGGACCGCCTGCTACGTGCACGCCCTGGACCGCCTGGCCGAGGCGATGGAGGCCACGGGGACCGAGAAGCTGTTCGGGACGTAGTTTCCCGGGCGGGCGTTCTGCGTTTGCTTGGTTTTCCCTCGGATCTGCGGTTCCGATCGTGACGGATAGCGGGGTTCGACGTCTCTAGGGATGTGGCGTCTTTGGCTGCCATCCGGCCCGGGATTGTGGTATCGTTTATGGGTGTCCGAGCCCAGCGAAGCCGCCCGAGCGGACCGGAGACGTCCAGGCCGGATCGCCGTGGATGGCCGAGCGAGAGACGACCGATCCTGAGCGGTGCCGACAGTCCCGCGAGAGACCCAAGCCCAAGGGGATACCGACATGGCCCATGCCCGACCACGCGTTGCCCTCCTAACCGCCCTGCCCGTGTTGCTCGTCGGACTGGCCGGCGCGACGGCGTCCGCGCAGTCGTCGGCCCAGCAGCGTGAGGTGCAGGACGGCGTGGCCGAGCCCGCGCCGAAGTTCGAGATCGAGTCGCAGGTGCTGGATTTCGGCCGCATCCTCGATACCGAAGAGGTCACGCGAGCCATCGTGTTCCGCAACGCGGGCGACGCGCCGCTCGAGATCGTGAACGTCCGGACGACCTGCGGCTGCACCGCGGCGGAGCCGCCAGACGGCCCGCTCGCCCCCGGCGAGAGCTTCGAGCTAGAGATCGGCTTCAACCCCATCGGCAAGCGGCCCGGCCAGCAGGAGCAATCGGTGACGCTCCGCACCAACGACCGCGAGAACTCGGTGGTCGTCGTGAAGGTGCGCGCGAACATCCAGGCACTCGTGGCGGTCGAGCCCGCGTCGGTGAACATGGGCAGCGTCGCCAAGAAGGCGCGCAAGGACGCGATGATCTCGATCACGGGCATGACCTCGGACTTCGAGGCCCACACGATCACGATCGTGGGCGAGGGTTCGAAGTACTTCGAGACCGAGATCCTCGATCCGATGCAGATCGAGAACGAGGACGGCACGATCTCGCAGCGGACCGACATCATCGTGTCGCTCAAGGCCGACGCGCCCCCCGGGCGCGCGCAGGCCATGGCGGTGATCCGCACCAACGAGCAGCGCCGCCGCATCGTCAACGTCGGCCTGACCGCGGAGGTCAAGGGCGACGTCGTCATCAGCCCCACGCGGATGCAGCTGGGCGTGCTGCGGGCCGGCGAGGGCGTGACCGAGACCATCGAGATCACCAACGCCAAGGGCCAGCCCTTCCGGGTCGTGGGCGTCGAGATGCACCCGCTGGATCCGGCGGGCCTCAACCCCTTCCCGATCGAGTACGAGATCGTGCCGGCCAACCCCGATCCCGCCGCCACCGAGGCCGACAAGGCCAAGCCCAGCGATGCCTACCGGCTGACGCTGCAGGTGCCGGCGCAGGAGGCCGGTGGTCGCGTACGGGGCAGCATCGTGATCCGCACCGACGTGGCACTCGAGGAAGAGATCAAGATGCCCTACGTCGGCCGCGTTCGGGCCGCCACGGGCCAGTAGCGGATGCGCTTCGTCGGCTGGGTCGCGATCATCGTGCTCGTGTCGCTGGGCGCGGCCGTCGCGCATTCGATGATCTGGGAGATCACGACCGATCCCGCCGCGGCCCTCGCCGAAGCGCGGGCGCAGGGCCGGGCCGCCGCGCGTCCGCCGGCCGGCGATGGCGCGTCGCAGCCGGGCGGCGACTCGGGCGGCGACTCGGGCAGCGAAGTGGCCGACCCCACGGATCCGATCGAGGGTGATCGGGTCGAGGGCGGTCCGGGACCGGCGGCGGACGTCGCGGGCGCCGACGGGGACGCCGACCTGCCCGACTACTACGTGTCGATCGCCCGCGCCCGCGAGTTGTGGGACGAGGGCTACGACTTCATCGATGCCCGGACCGACCGCGAGCGGGAGATCGGCTGGGTCGAGGGCTCGTACCAGCTCGAGACCCGCAACTTCATCGACGGCAGCGCGTTCGGGGTGCTCGCGGGGCTCTCGCCCGAGCTGCCCATCATCGTGTACTGCGACGGCGGCGAGTGCGACGCCTCCGAGAACGTGGCGCTGCGGCTGCAGCAGAACGGCTTCACCGACATCTACATCATGCACGAGGGCTTCCCGGCCTGGGCCGAGGCGGGTCACCCGGTGGAGATGCCGGAGGGCGGGCCGTGAGCGCGTGGCGGCGCTTCGACATCGGCCTCACGATGCTGGTGCGGGTGTTCCTCGCGGGCGTGTTTGGCTTTGCGGCGTACATGAAGCTGCAGAACCCGCAGGCGGCGCAGGCGTTCGCCGAGTCGATCAAGGCCTTCGGCATACTCGAGGAGGGGGCCCACGACCACGTGCTGCGGCTGTCGACCTTCGCGGTGCCGTGGACCGAGGCCATCTGCGCGGTGCTGCTGCTGATCGGCTTTAGGACCCGTGCGGCGGGATTCGTGCTGCTGGCGGCGATGGGCGTGTTCATCTGGGCGGTGGCCGACGTGCTGGCCGGCGGCCGGTCGGTGCAGTGCGGGTGCTTCGGAGACTTCAGCTGGCCCTGCGGCGACGTGGTGGGCAGCTGCCACCTGTGGCGGAACGGCGTGCTGGCGGCGCTGTGCCTGTTCGCGGTCGTGCGCGGCGGCGGGCCGGCGTCGATCGATGGGCTGCTCCACGGATCGGGCGGGAAGCCCGAGGACGACGCGGGGCCGGCCGGGGCGCCCGAGGCTCCGGATTTTGGGGACCGGCCCGCGCCGCCGCCGGCTCGCGCAGTCGAGGTGCCGCTGGCCCCGGCGAGCACGACCCCGCTATCATCTCCGCCCGCCGGGGATGACCCCGGTGGACGGCCCCGCTGGGATTAGCGCCCGCGGGATCCCGGACGCATCAAACCGTCGCGCCCCGCCACCGAGGCCGGGCGCCCAAGACCACGACGGAAGGACGAGCATGAGCAGGTTTTCTCGCTTCGGCGGCGGCCCCAACAAGAAGTCGGTCATCCACACCTCCGGCAAGGGCGTGACCTATGTCGACTGGAAGGACGTGGACAACCTCCGCCGGATGATGAGCCCCAACGGCAAGATCTACGGCCGCAAGCGGCTGAGCACGACCGCCAAGGAGCAGGCGATGATTGCCCAGGCGATCAAGCGGGCCCGCTTCATGGGCCTGCTGCCGTACACGTCGGCGACGCTGTAGGCCTCGTGGGCGAGGCGGCCGCCCCAACCAGAAACTACGCGGGTCTTCTCGAGGCGTGCGAACGCTTCGGTGGCGATCGCGATGCGCGGATGCAGCTGTTCGTCGATGCGGCCTGGGACGCCCTGCGCAACGCGGACGTCTCGTGGCTGGGCTTCTACATGCCCGATCCCAAAGATTGCACGCAGATGGTGCTGGGCCCGCGGCGGGACAAGCCGGCGTGCTCACCCATCGGGCTGCATGGCGCCTGCGGGCAGAGCTATGCGGAGCGGATGACGCTGGTCGTGACCGACGTCGCGAATCTGGGGGAGGGCTACGTCGCGTGCGACCCCCGGGACCTGGCCGAGCTAGTCATCCCCGTGCTGGACGATGCCGGCGAGGCCTGGGGCGTGCTGGACCTCGATAGCTTCTCGCGCGGCGTCTTCGGCGAGCGGGACGCGGCGGAGCTGCACCGCGCGCTTCGCTCCGCCGGGCTGACGCACGGCGGAGCGCCCGCGGTGCGCATCATCTAGCTGACGCGCGTGCCGGAATTCGCGTGCCTCTTGCCCTCAGAACTCGGGCTGGGCCTCGAAGTAGAGCAGCTCGTGCGTCCAGGGGTCCTGGAACTCCAGCGACCAAGCGTGCAGGCAGAGCCTGGGGTGCGCGGCGGGATCGCCGTACAGGGGATCGCCCAGGATGGGCACGCCCAGTCCGCGATGGTCGGCGGCGTGCACGCGGAGCTGGTGGCCCCGGCCGGTGACCGGCGTGAATTCGACGCGGGTGCGGCCGTTCTCGGTGCGTAGCACCCGGTAGCGGGTGACCGAGTCGCGACCGTCGTCGGCCACGATGTGCCGGGGGCGGTTGGGCCAGTCGATCCTGAGGGGCAGGTCGATGGTGCCGGCGTGGGAGGCCAGCTCGCCGTCGAGCAACGCGACGTATCGCTTGGTGACGCGACGGAACTCGAAGACCTTTGACATGGAGCGATGGGCGGCGGCGTCGAGGGCGACGACGATCAGGCCCGAGGTGTCCTGGTCGAGCCGATGGACCGTCATGGGGCCGTCGGCGCGGTGGTAGCGGGCCTTGACGCGGCTGCGGACGCAATCGGCCTTGTGCTCGCCGCGGCCCGGCACCGAGAGCAGGCCGGCCGGCTTGTCGACGACGACGAAGCGGCCCGTATCCCCGACAATCCGGATGTCGCGGGTGGGGGCGGGGCTGGCCGCGGGCGGGATGCTCGCCGGCGGCGCTGGGGCTTCCTCGGCTGCGGGCGGCGTCGCGGGTTCGTCGGGCACGCCTGACGATATACTCCCGCATGATTGCGACACGGTCTCAACGAGTGGTTCGGGCTTCGGGGCCGATCGCGGCTCTCTCGGCGATGTGCGGACTCGCGGCCGGGGCGTTGGCCCAACCGGGCCAGCCGGACGCGGCAACGGCCTCGGACTGGCGGGAGGCCGAGGCGGCGATCCTGACCGATCACGTGCAGTTGACCAGCCGCGAGATGTTCACCCGCGCGGGCGAGGCCTATTTCGATCCGTGGATGAATTGGCTCATCTTCCAGGCCACGCCCGTGCCCGATGCCGGCGAGTTGCCGAGCCCCCACTATGAGATGTTCGTGGCCGAGTTGGCCCGCGACGCCGGGGGCGCGATCACGGGCCTGGAGAAGCCGATCCGCGTCAGCACGGGGCTGAGCGCCAACACCTGCGGCTGGTTCCACCCGACGCAGCCCAACATGGTGCTGTTCGGCTCGACGATCGCGCCGCCGTCGGCGGACAAGGTTCCGGGCTATCAGCGCGGCACGGGCCGCTACGCATGGTCGTTCCCCAGCGAGATGGAGATCGTCAGCGGATCGCTCTCGTCGCCGATCGTCGAGGGCGAGGCGGACTTCGATGCGCGGCGGCCGGCGATCACGTCGATCGTCTTCGAGAAGCCGGGCTACACCGCCGAGGCGTCGTGGTCGCCCGATGGCCGCACCATCCTGTACGCGCAGGTGGACGACGAGAAGAGCGCGAAGATCGGTCGCCCGGACGCGGACCTCTGGTCGTACGACACCGAGACGGGCGCGCACTACCCCCTCGTGGTCGCCGAGGGCTACGACGGCGGTCCGTTCTTCTCGCCCGATGGCACGAAGATCTGCTATCGGTCGGACCGCGAGGGCACCAACCTGCTGCAGCTGTTCGTGGCCGAGCTGGAGCTGAACGAAGACGGCGTGCCCGTCGGCATCCGCCGCGAGACGCAGCTGACGGACAACCGGCACGTCAATTGGGCGCCGTTCTGGCATCCCGACGGCGACTTCCTGGTCTACGCATCGAGCCAGATCGGCCACCGCAACTACGAGGTGTTCGCCATCAGCGCCGAGGGCGGGGAGCCGGTGCGGGTGACCGAGGCACCCGGCGCCGACGTGCTGCCGGTGTTCAGCCCCGACGGCGAATACCTGCTGTGGACGGCGCAGCGGGGCCCGCTGGGCGAGGGCGATAGCCGGCCAACGAGCCAGGTGTGGATCGCTCGCGTGGACGCCGACGCCATCCGGGCACGCCTCCGGGCGACCGCAGAGGGCGGTACCGCCGACGATTAGCACGCGGGTGCGGGGGCTAGCCTCACGCCATGACGCCCGACACGACCAATGCGCTCCCGCAGGCCGCCAGCGTGCTCACGCATGGGCTGATCGACTACGCGGGGCTGTTTCCGCCCGCGTCGCTCGACATGCCGCCCGCCGCAGAGAACTACGCGCGGTACCTCCGCGGCGCAAACGCCGCGATGCTGGGGCGTCTGATCTGTCCGGCGGGCCGGCTCGATGAGCTGACCAAGCACGCCCAGATCCTGATGCCGGGCACCTACGCCACCAGCGGCTACCGCGAGATGGCGGAGCACGCCGACCCGTGGCGGATTAGCGCGATCGTGCCGCACAACGACGCGTCGCCGGTCGACGATTCGCTCGAGCACATCCGCGCGTTCAACCACCGGCACGAGGACGAGGACCAGGGGCTGGCAGTCGTCGACGCCATCGAGACGCCGGTGAAGGCGGTCGACGAGATCGATGCGTTGCTCGACGTCATCCCCGAGCAACTGCAGGTCGCCATCGAGGTGCCCGGGTCGGCCGACGACGGCGTCGACGTCCGCGGCTACGTGGCGGCGCTGGCGGGCACGGGGGCGGCCGCCAAGATCCGATGCGGCGGCGTGACGCCGGACCTGTTCCCCTCGGCGGCGCGGATCGTCGGCTTCATGATCGCCTGCCGCACCGCGGGCGTCGCCTTCAAGTGCACCGCGGGGCTGCACCACGCGCTGCCGGGCGCGTATCGCCTCACGTACGAGAACGGCAGCGCGACGGGCACGATGCACGGGTTCGTGAACGTGTTCACGGCCGCGGTGCTGATCGGCGCTCGCGCCATCGACGAGGCGGCGGCGATCGAGTTGCTGGGCGATCGCGACGCCGCGAGCTTCGTGGTGACCGACGGGGAATTGGGCTGGCGGAATCACCGCGTGCCTGTCGCGGTCGCGGCGGAGCAGCGCAGCCGTTTCGCGCTCGGCTACGGCTCGTGCTCGTTCGACGAGCCGACCGAGGAGCTGGCCGCGCTGCTGCGCGAGTCCTCTCGCTAGCCGCTAGCAGCCGCCGTCCTGGAAGAGGTTCTGGAACTCCAGGAAATCGAAGAGCGTGAGTGCGCCGTCGCCGTCGTAATCGACTTCCATCGAGCCGTCGTCGAACAGGTTGCTGAAGGCCAGGAAGTCGAAAAGGGTCAGCTCGCCATCGCGGTCGAGGTCGGGCGCGCAGGGCGGCCAGGCAATCTCGCCCCGTAGCACCCGTTGATCGATTTCCTCGGCGACGTCGACACTCCAGGCGCTGCGAAACGTCTGGTCGCGGTGGTTGAAGAGCACGACGATGCTCACGCCATTGCCCCGCTGCCACGCCACGGTATCGGTGCCGGGCAGCGAACCGCTGTGCGCCGTGAACCAGCTCGGGCCCTCGGACCCGGTGCGGCGGCGGCCCGAGATGGTGCCGAAGAGCACGCGGCTGTCTGCCAGGCGGAGGATGGCCTCGGCCGTCGCGATGAGACCGCCAACGGAGCGGGCGCCCTCGTGATTCCAGCCGCCGTAGGGCCAGCGAACGCGCTCGCCCGCTGGGTCGTAGACGTTGACGGCGAAGCCGATGTCCTCCTGGTCGTACCAGGGCTCCAGGGGGTTGTGATCGGCGGCGAAGGTGCGACCGACCTCGACCTGGCCCGGCACGCCGAGATCGGCAAACAGCCGCTCCACCGCGTCGCCGTACGCATCGCCGGTGACCTCCTCGATGATCAGGCCGAGTGCGAGGTAGCCGAGGTTCGAGTAGACGTAGCCGGTGCCCGGGCTGAACTGCAGCGGCTGGCCCAGGATCCATCGCATCATGTTGGTCGCGCCGGGCGGGCTGGGGATGCCCATCTCGCCGGCGATCTGGATGTCGCGGAACATGTGGTTGCCCGCGGCGGCCCGATCCCATCCGGCACGATGCTGCAACAGGTGGAACACGGCGATGTCCTCGAGGCGGCCGTCACCCAGCAAGGGGAACGGCTCGAGATCGAGGATGCCGCCGCCCGGCTGGCCGAGATCGAAGGCGTTGTCGGTCAGCGCGAGATCG
It contains:
- a CDS encoding tRNA-dihydrouridine synthase, whose translation is MPAATEPCPSPTTGAARASAIGRPLVIGGVRLSTNLLLAPIANYCDLAFRLICREQGGVGLACTDLLSPQGLLRGTATSLDLARTNAEDSPVGMQLYGADPAIMAQGARWAADHGATIVDINMGCPVDKVCKKDGGSKLMCDPERAIRIAEAVRTALPDGVPLTAKMRLGWSEADCRNGVAGDLAVRLVGVGVSAITVHGRTTEMKFSGACRRDEIRRVVEAVKSASPDVPVIGNGDVREPRHAIAMLEDTGCDGVMIGRGALSTPWIFRDAWTLQTMGRVPPEPSDAEKLAIVERFFDLMVRYRGEHFAMTQIRRRISWFGKRINGGRCKDLKESVRLAGTISDVRRALRRGSGAPRAHRGVPALQKAFS
- a CDS encoding DUF1573 domain-containing protein, whose amino-acid sequence is MAHARPRVALLTALPVLLVGLAGATASAQSSAQQREVQDGVAEPAPKFEIESQVLDFGRILDTEEVTRAIVFRNAGDAPLEIVNVRTTCGCTAAEPPDGPLAPGESFELEIGFNPIGKRPGQQEQSVTLRTNDRENSVVVVKVRANIQALVAVEPASVNMGSVAKKARKDAMISITGMTSDFEAHTITIVGEGSKYFETEILDPMQIENEDGTISQRTDIIVSLKADAPPGRAQAMAVIRTNEQRRRIVNVGLTAEVKGDVVISPTRMQLGVLRAGEGVTETIEITNAKGQPFRVVGVEMHPLDPAGLNPFPIEYEIVPANPDPAATEADKAKPSDAYRLTLQVPAQEAGGRVRGSIVIRTDVALEEEIKMPYVGRVRAATGQ
- a CDS encoding GC-type dockerin domain-anchored protein, which translates into the protein MTNINRCGMLASIVGLAAGASLAQTDNEAWLLPDNQPRTSGGFSAIGDSVGCPIDVDTITGDRTCLGVEFAWGFYWISGRNIDGGDVQMIYQLDEDFNLVDMYLQETASPLWGGRDGEAIESENALFFGSEGGELVEYRYDPSTERLDLTQTTVIETDAAGTVRALAWDPDREVFYTKSFGGEIEVFDRDGVFVDLFLDPGFSTYGAGYDPVNGTVWFNDYIDLTVDPLVSIPNVRAQEWDPDTGALTGRIFEAISSSPDGTVGFIPGGMDVISDGTTVTAIFMNQADPNDFVQAFAIEGDGVPCDADCRADIDGDGSLTIFDFLGFQNLFDAGDLGADFDGDGVLTIFDFLEFQNEFDAGCP
- the hutI gene encoding imidazolonepropionase; this encodes MAPATTTIANARILTLDPSLGDGPLGIVGRGWVRFDDDRVAEVRPGDPSSPADLDAGGRVLMPAFVDCHTHACWAGDRVDEWCLRCAGADYLELLEAGGGIMSTVRAVRAASQQQLADDLLERLGTMLRLGTAAVEVKSGYGLATADELKMLHAITDAGERWPGRVVPTACIGHALDPDAPRERFIRTTIDETLPAVIAEFPGVAVDAYCERGAWTIEECIELFEAAHAAGHPCRVHADQFHAQGMTQAAIERGFLSVDHLEATSASGLRTLAKSNTFGVMLPCSGFHVDRRYADARTFLDADGRLAIATNYNPGSAPCPGMPTAIALACRFNGTPPMTPEEAIIAATRTPAALLGFDDAGRLVPGARADAVLLRYTSERELAHTFGGDAVERVWVAGTPI
- a CDS encoding Glu/Leu/Phe/Val dehydrogenase, whose translation is MSGGDVFVDQALPRLEEAASHSRAHPETVARLRQAELFTEVAIPVRKDDGSLEVFTGYRCRYNTVRGPAKGGIRFHPDVDAGEVRALAFWMTFKCATVGIPLGGGKGGVIVDPKKLSQAELERLSRGFVRGLADVIGPDIDVPAPDVYTNPTTMAWMMDEYNTIKRGHFPGVITGKPVPRGGSVGRGDATARGGYYILKDLEEKRGWTPEDVTVAIQGFGNAGQHFATLAGNDGYRIVAVSDSRGGIHAKDGLDVQSTIQTKLDSGRLPDAGESISNEDLLELDVDVLVPAALENVITKDNAGRVRAGTLIELANGPLTGDADKILHKAGSLVVPDILANAGGVTVSYFEWTQNQSGYYWTEDTVHERLREIMVREFNAVYDLAEDKDLPMRTACYVHALDRLAEAMEATGTEKLFGT